The genome window ACATAAAGAGAAGGGAGGGCGTATGAACGATCAGGAAATCATTGATTTATATTGGACGCGGGAAGAAAGTGCCATCACAGCAACAGCCGAAAAATACGGCAGTTACTGTCATGCAATTGCCTACCGGATTTTGTATAATAATCAGGATGCGGAAGAATGTACTAACGATACCTATCTGGGAGCATGGAATTCGATGCCGCCGCGGCGACCCAATCGTTTATCAACTTACCTGGGGAAAATTACGCGTAACCTTGCTCTTAACCGGTATAAGCGGTATACCGCAGAAAAACGCGGCGGCGGACAGGTAGAGAGTGTATTATCGGAATTAGAGGACTGTATTCCGGCAGCAGGAAGCGTTGAGCAGGCGGCCGAGGAGGAAGTGCTGGTTTCGGTGATTAATCGCTTTTTGCAGGCGCAGCCGAGCGAAAAACGCAATATTTTCATTCGCCGTTACTGGCATTTGTGGGCAGTCCGAAACATTGCCGATGCCTATGGTATGAGCGAAAGCAAGGTGACTTCGATGCTTTTTCGGATGCGCGGCGAATTAAGAAGATGTCTGGAACAGGAGGATATTGTGCTATGAAAACCGAAAGACTGTTATATGCCATTGGTAAAATTGATGACCAGCTGATTGCTGATGTGGAAAGTGAAAGCAGAGCAGCTGCGAAAAGCACTTGGCTGAAATGGGGTCTCATGGTAGCCGGCTTAGCACTGGCGGTTGGCCTGGGGATTGCTGCAAGTTCCATTTACAGCAACATGGCGGTCGGAGCTTTTACAATGGATGTGAATCCGAGTGTCGAATATATTGTGGCGCGGAACGGAATGGTTAAAGATGCCGTTTTCCTGAACAGGGATGCCGAGCAGGCGCTGAAAAATGTGATGCTGAAAAAGCAAAGTGTGGAAACGGCGGTAACACGGACAATTGCTGCTTATGAAGCCGGCGGTTATATTAAGAACGGTCAGGCAGCGGTTTTGGTTTCTTTTGACTGCCGGCTCAGCGCTGACAGCAAGCTGAAAAATACACTTTCGGACTCCATTCAAAAGGCCTGGAAAAGAGCGGATGTGGACAGTGAGTTGATTTTTCAATCGGAATCAGGCAGTGCCGAAGCTGACAAGTTGGCGGCAGAATTAAATGTTTCCCGGGGCAAGGCGGATCGGATTTTGGCGGCGGCGGCTCAAACCGGCAAACCGGCGGCAGAGCTGGCACAGCTGCCATTAAACGAACTGCTTCAATTACCGGGTAAACCCAAGGAAAAGTCGGAAGAAAAACCTAAGGAAAAATTAGAAGAAAAGCCCAAGGAAGAGCCGGAGTTTATCGGTTTAGATGCAGCCAGGGCGATTGCGTTAAAGGACGCAGGGCTGGACGCTGCCGAGCAGAAGGTAGTCTTTACCCAGGAAGAGCTGAACCGCAATCAGGGCAAACCTTGCTATCTGCTGGCGTTCTACACCGGTCAGTATGAGTACTTTTATAAAATTGATGCTAAAACCGGCGATATATGGATGCGCCAGCGCTATATCCGGCTGGAAGAAGCCAAGCGGATTGCGATAGCAGACGCGGGCTGTGCGGATAGTGTCACCTTTAGCGAGGAGAGCTTAGTAGCACCCGAGGGTGTTAAAACGCCGTATTATCATTTGATTTTTGCCAATGCCGAAGCACAGTGGGAATATAAAATTGACGCGGTGCTGGCCAGCATTTTAGAGAAAAAGCAAAAGAATACGAGCGTCAAACCGGAGTTTATCGGCCTGGAAGCCGCCAAAGCGATTGCGTTAAAGGATGCCGGGCTGGATGTTGCCGAGCAGAAGGTGGTCTTTACTCTGGCTGAACTGAACCGTAATCAGGGCAAACCCTGTTATCTGCTGGAGTTCTACACCGGTCAGTATCAGTATTTTTATAAAATTGATGCCAAAACCGGCGATATATGGATGCGCCAGCGCTATATCCGGCTGGAAGAAGCCAAGCGGATTGCGATAGCAGATGCGGGCTGTGCGGATAAGGTCACTTTTACTCAGGAACTTCTGGTAGCACCCGAAGGAGTTAAGACGCCGTATTATCATTTGATTTTCGCCAATGCGCAAAGTCAGTGGGAATATAAAATTGATGCGGTGCTGGCCAGCATTTTGGAGAAGAAGCAAAAGGATATCGGCATTAAGCCGGAGTTTATTGGCTTAGAGACAGCCCAAGCGATTGCATTAAAGGATGCCGGGCTGGACGATGCGGCGCAGAAGGTGGTCTTTACTCTGGCCGAATTGAATCGCAATCAGGGTAAGCCCTGCTATCTGCTGGAGTTCTACACCGGTCAGTATCAGTATTTTTATAAAATTGATGCCAAAACCGGCGATATATGGATGCGCCAGCGCTATATCCGGCTGGAAGAAGCCAAGCGGATTGCGATAGCAGATGCGGGCTGCCGGAAGGAAGTAACCTTTATTCTGGAAGAGCTGGTAGCACCCGAAGGCGTTAAGACGCCGTATTATCATTTGATTTTCGCCAATGCGCAAAGTCAGTGGGAATATAAAATTGATGCCGTACTGGCCAGCATTTTGGAGAAGAAGCAAAAGGATATCGGCATTAAGCCGGAGTTTATTGGCTTAGAGACAGCCAAAGCGATTGCGTTAAAGGACGCCGGGCTGGACGAGACGGCGCAGAAGGTGGTCTTTACCAAAGAAGAATTGAACCGCAATCAGGGTAAGCCCTGCTATCTGCTGGAGTTCTACACCGGTCAGTATCAGTACTTTTATAAAATTGATGCCAAAACCGGTGATATATGGATGCGCCAGCGCTATATCCGGCTGGAAGAAGCCAAACGGATCGCGATAGCAGATGCGGGCTGCCGGGAGGAAGTAACTTTTATTCTGGAAGAGTTGGTAGCACCCGAAGGCGTTAAGATGCCATATTATCATTTGATTTTCGCCAATGCGCAAAGTCAGTGGGAATATAAAATTGATGCCGTACTGGCCAGCATTTTGGAGAAGAAGCAAAAGGATGTGGGGAATAAGTTGAAATCGGAATCTTCCGCAGAGTCGTATGAGCAGGAAAGCCGAGAAACTACAACGCCCGCACCGAAACCGGAGCCAAATAAAAAGTTTTAGACGATACTCAACTTTCCCATGTTCGTTAGAACAGTCACCCGGGCAGAAACGCATAGCGTTTCGACTAGGGGTAGACTGCCCGCTCGGGCAGAAGTGCGAAGCACTTCGATCAGGGGAAAGTTGAGACGATAATAAATGTAAGCAGGAAATATAAAAAGGGCTGTTGCACTTTAAGATTTTTACACAAGATTCAGGAAAAATCTTTGCGATATATCGCAATATCTTGTGAAAAATCCGGATTTTGCAACAGCCCCTTTTTACAGCTTAAAATACCGGACGGTCTGATCCTGCCATGACCAGATAATCAGTTCATTACCGTTTAAGGCAAAATCAACATCCTGGTTTTCGGAGCGAAAAGCGGCTTGCGCGATACCGTCGCTGGCACAGACAACGATATAGTGTTTGCCCTGATGAGTAGCGCGATAAACCAGATGTTCGGCATTGCGCTGGCAGCGGTAATCAATATCGGCCACCAGCCGCTGCCACTGGCCGTTATAACTGCGGTACAGATCCGAGGACTGATACTGAATTTGAACTAACATGGCCACGCCGTTATAGACCGACAGGGAGCGATATTCTTTTTGCGGCAGACTGATAAAGGTTTCGCTTTGACCGGTAGCGGGGTTTAGCCGGTAGAGCGGCGAATCGGTTTGATTTGCGGTATAGTAAATGCTGTTTTGATCGGCCAGATACTGATTGATATTGAAAGCTAATTTCTTCTGCTCATTGGTTTTTAAGTTAATTTGATAAAGATCTTGGCGGCCGCCGCTTTGATTTTTGGCGGAAACAAACAACAGGTCGCCTTGGACGCAGTACTTTGAATCATCGGGAACAGAAAAAATCTGATCGGACGAATCGATGTCTTTGACTTCGCCTTGTTGATTCATCAGGAAAAGTCCGGGAAGAGGGCCGGTAACACTAAAATACGAGCCAATCCATTGCTCCCGCCAGGGAATCAGCCAAGACAGGCGCTGGTTGGAAATAAGGCGGCTTTGGCCGCTGGCCGGCAGAAAATATTGCTGCTCACTGCCCATAATGGCGCCGCCAAAATGAGAAGTAAAGAATAAATCGTTATTCGATAAAAGCCAAGGGTAATGATAACCAATGGGCATCTTAATCCCATCGGCAATTTCCGCGCTGCCGATTTTTTCCGCCTGACCGTTTAGGGGGCGCCGCCAAAAATCAAGGGAGGTGCTGTTCTCACCATGATTGACAAAATAAAAAAGCAGGCCGTTTTTATAAACGATCGGGTCGGCAAAAGCGCTTTTCGGCAAAACAAGGCTTTGCGTTTCTTTGAGTAACGGCAGGATCGACGGATCGGCGTTTAACGGAGCAGGTAGATCCTGGGGCGCGGCCTCTGGCTGGTAGCCGCTGCTCTTGATCTCCAGGCCGTCCGTGGCCGTAAAACGGTAGTTTAAGTCAAAAAGATCAACGGCAAAGTGCCAAGTCAGCGGAAAATAGGTAATATTTCTAAAGCTCAGAATCGGATAGGGCTGACTGTTTAAATCCAGCGCTTCTCCATTGACACTGACCGGATACCAAACCGGCTGAGCATATAAGTTTTGGTTGGTTACGCCTTGAGGCAGAGTAGGACTGGGATCATAATAGGAAAGGGGCGAGAACGAGATGTTCCAGGAATAAATGGTCATCATGGATTTTTCCTCGACCCAGTGCGCCATTAGGTTTAAAAATCTACCGTAATCCGCCGTCATGGGCAGATACGTAATGCCTTGATAAACCAGCATCGGATAATAGGACTCTTTTTGATCGCGAAGCAAAACGCCGTTTAAGCGAATGGGAAAATTGGCCACGCTGACCGGTACTTTGGCCGGCATGGCGGCGGACAGGGTAACATTTGCGCTCAGCACAGAAAATACCAGCCCAAGAGCCAACAGCTGCCGAAAACAGGATTTCGGCCGGTTCCAATTAAATCCTTTCATAGTGACCTCCTTCGTCCGGCATTTGACCGGTTTTTAATGTAAAAATAGTTTTAAAATGAAAACAGCGGTCAAGCTATTTCTCGCGGGCTATCCAAAAACTTTAGGAATTCGTCAGGAAAGCCAGCGAAAGCAAGAAATCTGTTTTTTATAGTATACGCCTGAAGTTTTATGAAAGCAATGGATGTAAAGGAATTGTAAATTAGTAAAGGAATTGTAAGAAATTGCCAAAATATTTTATTAACAAGGTAGAGTTTTATAGAAGATTACTATTGTTTCTTTTCTTATTTCTGTTGCGGCAAGTGTAGTTGGTTACTATGTTTGCAAGTGGTTAGACAGAAAGAAAAATGACAACTAGCCCAAATGAAATCCCTCAGAGTTCGTGGCTCTGAGGGATTTCTATTGTTTGGAAATCGTTTCTTTCTTGGTTGCTTTTATTATATCATAGGTGCCTATTGGAAGCAAGGGGAATTTCGATAATTTTTTATCGGGAAATTTGGTTTGCAGGCTGAGGGAAATATGCTACTATAAATTTAAGTTTCCAGAAAAAGAGAATGAAATTTTAGGTCAGGAGATAGCAAGGAAGAAATGGAAAAAATAAAGAAAATCAAAAAAAGAGACGGCAGTGTGGTTGATTTTGAGGCAAAAAAAATCGAAACTGCCATGGATAAAGCATTTCATTCGGTGGGCGAGTCCGTTTCTGCGGAAGAGTTGACCGCTTTGACGGACGCGGTGACGGAATTGATCTGGCAGCGCTTTGGAACAGAAGGAGTTCCCGGTGTGGAAGAAGTGCAGGATTTGGTTGAGTTGACGCTGATTGACCGCAAATATTATTCGGCAGTCAAGGCATTTATTTTGTACCGGTCAGCTCACAATGACAAACGTCGAAAAATAGACGGATTTAAAGCATATATTCAGGATCCGGATACGCTGGCACTGATTAAGGGGATTGCCAAGGAGTTCAGCGCTGAAGAATATGATTTGAAATATTTGCTGGCCAAGTTGGAGAGTTTTGCTAAAAAGGAGATGACGGAAGAGGATTATTTGAAAGCACTGATTCGGGGAGCGGCGGAACTGACAGCCAAAGAAGCGCCGGATTGGGAGTTTATTGCCGGCCGTTTTCTGCGCCTTGGCCTGCAAAATGAAATTGATCAGGAAAATGCCCGGCACGGAGTGTTCAGCTTGCCGGAAAAAATCAAAAAATGGGAACAAATGGGACTATACGGCGCTTATATCAGGAAGAATTACAGCAATGATGAAATCAGCCAGCTGGAAAGCTATCTGGTACCGGAAAGAGATGCCTTATTTACCTATTCGGCACTGGATCTACTGATGAAGCGCTATTTGATCAAAGATACTGACGGCCGTATTCTGGAAACTCCGCAGGAGATGTTTATGGGCATTGCCATGCACCTGGCGCTGCCGGAGGGCGAAAATCGGGTTAAGTGGGCGAAAAAGATTTACGATATTTTAAGTAAATTGCAGGTAACGATGGCAACGCCGACTTTATCCAATGCCCGCAAGCCTTTTCATCAGCTTTCGTCCTGCTTTATCGACACGGTGCCGGATTCGCTGGAAGGCATTTACCGGTCGCTGGATAATTTTGCTCAGGTCAGCAAACATGGCGGCGGCATGGGGATGTATTACGGCAAGGTCAGAGCGGCGGGCTCGGATATCCGCGGCTTTAAGGGCGTGGCCGGCGGTGTTATTCGCTGGGTGCGGCTGGCTAACGATACTGCGGTGGCGGTTGACCAGCTGGGCGTACGCCAGGGCAGCGTGGCGGTTTATTTGGATGTCTGGCATAAGGACGTACCGGAGTTTTTGCAGCTGCGGACGAACAACGGTGACGACCGGATGAAGGCGCATGATGTTTTTCCGGGAATTTGCTATCCCGACCTGTTTTGGCGGCTGGCCAAGGAAAATATTGATGCCGTATGGTATATGATGTGTCCGCATGAGATTAAAACAGAAATGGGCTATGCCTTGGAGGATTTTTACGGCCAGCAGTGGGAGGAAAAATATTGGGAATGTGTTAAAAACCCCCGAATTTCCAAGCGAACGATGGCGGTTAAGGAGATGGTCAGACTGATTATTCGGAGTGTGATTGAAACGGGAACGCCGTTTGCTTTTAACCGCGATACGGTCAATCGCTTAAACCCGAATAAGCATCAGGGTATGGTTTATTCCTCGAACTTGTGTACGGAAATTATGCAGAATATGAAAGAGATTCGTTCGCTGGAGACGGAGATTGTAACGGATGGCGGGGAAAGCATCGTGCAGACGAAAACAGCGGCCGGGGATTTTGTGGTTTGTAATCTGGCTTCTCTGGTGCTGGGCAATCTCAATTTGGATTCGGCGCAGGAACTGGAGGAAGTGGTCACCACTGCTGTTCGGGCGCTGGATAATGTCATAGATTTGAATTATTATCCGCTGCCCTATGCCGAAATTACCAATCAAAAATACCGGGCAATCGGCCTGGGTACCAGCGGTTATCATCATGCTTTGGCGCAGCGGGGGATTGCTTTCAGCTCGGAGGCACATTTGCGCTATATGGACGAGGTTTATGAAAAAATTAATTATTATGCAATTAAAGCCAGTTCCGATTTGGCAGCCGAAAAAGGGAGCTATGCTTATTTTACCGGCAGTGAGTGGCAGGATGGCCGGTATTTTGAGCGGCGCGGCTATGTTTCGGAAAAATGGCAGGCTTTAAAAGGCAAGGTGGCGGAGCAGGGACTGCGTAACGGCTATTTACTGGCGGTGGCGCCGACCGGATCGACTTCGATTATCGCCGGAACGACGGCCGGGGTTGACCCGGTTATGAGCCGGTATTTTCTGGAAGAAAAGAAAGGAGCAATCATTCCGCGGGTGGCGCCGGGACTGAACGCCGAGACTTTTTGGCTGTATGAAAACGCGCATGATATTGACCAAAACTGG of Lachnospiraceae bacterium oral taxon 500 contains these proteins:
- a CDS encoding RNA polymerase subunit sigma-70, which gives rise to MNDQEIIDLYWTREESAITATAEKYGSYCHAIAYRILYNNQDAEECTNDTYLGAWNSMPPRRPNRLSTYLGKITRNLALNRYKRYTAEKRGGGQVESVLSELEDCIPAAGSVEQAAEEEVLVSVINRFLQAQPSEKRNIFIRRYWHLWAVRNIADAYGMSESKVTSMLFRMRGELRRCLEQEDIVL
- a CDS encoding ribonucleoside-diphosphate reductase subunit alpha, yielding MEKIKKIKKRDGSVVDFEAKKIETAMDKAFHSVGESVSAEELTALTDAVTELIWQRFGTEGVPGVEEVQDLVELTLIDRKYYSAVKAFILYRSAHNDKRRKIDGFKAYIQDPDTLALIKGIAKEFSAEEYDLKYLLAKLESFAKKEMTEEDYLKALIRGAAELTAKEAPDWEFIAGRFLRLGLQNEIDQENARHGVFSLPEKIKKWEQMGLYGAYIRKNYSNDEISQLESYLVPERDALFTYSALDLLMKRYLIKDTDGRILETPQEMFMGIAMHLALPEGENRVKWAKKIYDILSKLQVTMATPTLSNARKPFHQLSSCFIDTVPDSLEGIYRSLDNFAQVSKHGGGMGMYYGKVRAAGSDIRGFKGVAGGVIRWVRLANDTAVAVDQLGVRQGSVAVYLDVWHKDVPEFLQLRTNNGDDRMKAHDVFPGICYPDLFWRLAKENIDAVWYMMCPHEIKTEMGYALEDFYGQQWEEKYWECVKNPRISKRTMAVKEMVRLIIRSVIETGTPFAFNRDTVNRLNPNKHQGMVYSSNLCTEIMQNMKEIRSLETEIVTDGGESIVQTKTAAGDFVVCNLASLVLGNLNLDSAQELEEVVTTAVRALDNVIDLNYYPLPYAEITNQKYRAIGLGTSGYHHALAQRGIAFSSEAHLRYMDEVYEKINYYAIKASSDLAAEKGSYAYFTGSEWQDGRYFERRGYVSEKWQALKGKVAEQGLRNGYLLAVAPTGSTSIIAGTTAGVDPVMSRYFLEEKKGAIIPRVAPGLNAETFWLYENAHDIDQNWVVRSAGMRQRHIDQGQSVNFYITNDFTMKRILNLYLRAWEEGVKSIYYVRSKSLEVEQCDSCSA